In the genome of Porphyrobacter sp. ULC335, one region contains:
- a CDS encoding TetR/AcrR family transcriptional regulator, with protein MPKPSLKPPMSKESLLPLLAQAVLAQGLGQASLRPLAKVAGTSDRMLLYHFGTKEALIADLLGFLARSYAASIDAAMAADARATTRGQALARILKHARSEEMRPFQQLWWEIVAGAARGVPGYQPAAQAMMTELLGWLEGQMPADDPDPAGGARYLLTLIEGALMLATIGHAQTARDGIEAGLLAGGRAAS; from the coding sequence ATGCCCAAGCCGTCACTCAAGCCGCCGATGAGCAAGGAATCACTCCTCCCGCTGCTCGCGCAGGCGGTGCTGGCGCAGGGGCTGGGGCAGGCGAGCCTGCGACCGCTGGCCAAGGTGGCGGGGACGTCCGACCGGATGCTGCTTTACCACTTCGGTACCAAGGAAGCGCTGATCGCCGATCTGCTCGGCTTTCTCGCGCGCAGCTATGCAGCTTCGATTGACGCGGCGATGGCGGCGGACGCGCGCGCCACCACGCGCGGGCAGGCACTCGCGCGCATTCTCAAGCACGCCCGCAGCGAGGAGATGCGCCCGTTCCAGCAGCTGTGGTGGGAAATCGTCGCGGGCGCGGCGCGCGGCGTGCCCGGCTATCAGCCCGCCGCGCAAGCGATGATGACCGAATTGCTCGGCTGGCTGGAAGGGCAGATGCCCGCAGATGACCCCGATCCGGCAGGAGGTGCGCGCTATCTGCTCACGCTGATCGAAGGTGCGCTGATGCTCGCCACGATCGGTCATGCGCAAACCGCGCGTGACGGAATCGAGGCGGGCCTGCTTGCGGGCGGGCGTGCAGCGTCCTAG
- a CDS encoding phospholipid carrier-dependent glycosyltransferase: protein MAEPQASPTHTTHTPPHPRDPLGWCLALTGLFALLAGWRLATPSILYFDEVHYIPAAREILALLTEGQGAYRNREHPMLAKELIAIGMALFGDNPLGWRVVPWLSGVLAYFAALRALWHASQDRFATLAFGVLLATGFSLFIHARIAMLDIVMAASLAVAAWQFAVACARPEQGRIRLALTGVAIGAALGAKWNAIPLAMVPGITFFIARAFAGRRRLFLSRRGAPVPGVTLVEAFVWLGIVPLAVYALTFVPGYWLSAPLHPSPLAEQGFIGLHREMFELQSQLKTPHRYMSSWSQWVLNTRGIWYLYEAIDGAQRGVLLIGNPLTMLLGLPALLWCLIRGMWVRDWARLAAALGYAASLGLWLIAPKPVQFYYHYFVPSFFLLAALALTCSDLRRVPYGKWLAWGIPAGSVAIFAWFFPIIAGTPLVGPDSYLVWAWLEGWR, encoded by the coding sequence ATGGCCGAGCCGCAAGCGTCCCCCACCCACACGACACACACGCCGCCACACCCGCGCGATCCGCTGGGGTGGTGTCTGGCACTGACCGGCCTGTTTGCCCTGCTGGCAGGCTGGCGGTTGGCGACCCCTTCGATCCTCTATTTCGACGAGGTTCATTACATCCCCGCCGCGCGCGAAATCCTTGCGCTGCTTACCGAGGGACAGGGTGCCTATCGCAACCGCGAGCATCCGATGCTCGCCAAGGAGCTGATCGCGATCGGCATGGCGCTGTTCGGCGACAATCCGCTCGGCTGGCGGGTCGTGCCGTGGCTGAGCGGGGTGCTGGCCTACTTCGCCGCCCTGCGCGCGCTGTGGCATGCCAGCCAGGACCGGTTCGCGACTCTCGCCTTCGGCGTGCTGCTGGCGACAGGCTTTTCGCTGTTCATTCACGCGCGCATCGCGATGCTCGACATCGTCATGGCGGCGAGCCTTGCGGTGGCCGCGTGGCAATTCGCCGTCGCCTGCGCCCGCCCGGAACAGGGCCGCATCCGCCTTGCCCTGACCGGCGTGGCGATCGGGGCTGCGCTGGGGGCCAAGTGGAACGCCATTCCGCTGGCAATGGTGCCGGGGATCACCTTCTTCATTGCCCGCGCCTTTGCCGGACGCCGCCGCCTGTTCCTCAGCCGCCGTGGCGCGCCGGTGCCGGGAGTGACGCTGGTCGAGGCTTTCGTGTGGCTCGGGATCGTGCCGCTGGCGGTCTACGCACTGACTTTTGTGCCGGGTTACTGGCTTTCTGCCCCCCTCCATCCCTCGCCACTGGCCGAACAGGGCTTCATCGGTCTGCACCGCGAGATGTTCGAGCTGCAAAGCCAGCTCAAAACCCCGCACCGCTACATGAGCTCGTGGTCGCAATGGGTGCTGAACACCCGGGGAATCTGGTATCTCTACGAGGCCATCGACGGCGCGCAGCGCGGCGTGCTGCTGATCGGCAATCCGCTGACGATGCTGCTGGGTCTGCCTGCGCTGCTGTGGTGCCTGATACGCGGCATGTGGGTTCGCGACTGGGCGCGGCTGGCGGCGGCGCTGGGCTATGCGGCGAGCCTCGGCCTATGGTTGATCGCGCCCAAGCCGGTACAGTTCTACTACCACTATTTCGTGCCGAGCTTCTTCCTGCTCGCCGCACTGGCGCTGACATGCAGCGATTTGCGCCGTGTGCCCTACGGCAAGTGGCTTGCGTGGGGCATCCCGGCAGGATCGGTGGCGATCTTCGCGTGGTTCTTCCCGATCATCGCCGGCACACCGCTGGTGGGGCCGGACAGCTATCTGGTCTGGGCCTGGCTTGAGGGGTGGAGATAA
- a CDS encoding GIY-YIG nuclease family protein, translating into MARPRDFQPAVYIMANHKNGTVYVGVTSDLPQRAWQHREGTIAGFTQRHGCKRLVWFELHATMEHAIAREKQIKGGSRAKKIALIEAANPEWLDLFFGLNG; encoded by the coding sequence ATGGCCCGACCGCGCGATTTTCAACCCGCCGTCTACATTATGGCCAACCACAAGAATGGCACGGTCTATGTCGGCGTGACCTCCGATCTTCCGCAGCGCGCTTGGCAGCACCGTGAGGGCACCATTGCCGGCTTCACACAGCGACACGGCTGCAAGCGGCTCGTCTGGTTCGAACTGCACGCCACAATGGAGCACGCAATTGCTCGGGAAAAGCAGATCAAGGGTGGCTCGCGGGCGAAGAAGATCGCGTTGATCGAGGCTGCTAATCCTGAATGGCTGGATCTGTTCTTTGGCCTGAACGGTTAG
- a CDS encoding trans-sulfuration enzyme family protein, which produces MKKTTGMDRAATANWRPATRALRGGTWRSEHGETSEALFLSSGYTYDDAQTVADRFAGTAQGMTYSRLQNPTLAMLEERIALMEGAEACRTQASGMAAMTAALLCQLSAGDHVVAARAAFGSCRWLCDTLLPKFGIEVTIIDSADNSAWEPAIRPNTKVFFFETPANPTLDIVDLAYVCGLAKAHGITSVVDNAFASPVLQRPMEFGADVVAYSATKLMDGQGRVLAGAICASKQWIDEVLMPFQRNTGPTLSAFNAWVVLKGLETLPLRAFKQSEQAVALGQFLEPRVTAAGGHMLHPGLPSHPRHNLALAQMDATGPIFALDVGSRARAFALLDALKLVDISNNIGDARSLMCHPASSTHAGMTDEARAAMGVTEGLLRINVGLEDIADLTEDMDQALTKAGM; this is translated from the coding sequence ATGAAGAAGACCACCGGCATGGACCGCGCCGCCACGGCAAACTGGCGCCCCGCAACCCGCGCGCTGCGCGGCGGAACCTGGCGCAGCGAACATGGCGAGACCAGCGAGGCGCTGTTCCTCTCCTCGGGCTACACCTACGACGACGCCCAGACGGTCGCCGACCGCTTTGCCGGCACGGCGCAGGGCATGACCTATTCGCGGCTCCAGAACCCCACGCTTGCCATGCTGGAAGAACGCATCGCGCTGATGGAGGGGGCTGAGGCGTGCCGCACGCAAGCAAGCGGGATGGCGGCGATGACCGCGGCGCTGCTGTGCCAGCTGTCCGCAGGCGATCACGTGGTGGCCGCGCGCGCCGCCTTTGGCAGCTGCCGCTGGCTGTGTGACACCCTGCTGCCCAAGTTCGGCATCGAGGTCACCATCATCGACAGCGCCGACAATTCCGCGTGGGAACCCGCAATCCGGCCGAACACCAAGGTGTTCTTCTTCGAGACCCCCGCCAACCCCACGCTCGATATCGTCGATCTTGCTTACGTCTGCGGGCTTGCGAAGGCGCACGGGATCACCAGCGTGGTCGACAATGCCTTCGCCTCACCGGTCTTGCAGCGCCCGATGGAGTTCGGCGCGGATGTCGTCGCTTACTCGGCGACCAAGCTGATGGACGGGCAGGGCCGCGTGCTGGCGGGCGCGATCTGCGCCAGCAAGCAATGGATCGACGAGGTGCTGATGCCGTTCCAGCGCAACACCGGGCCGACGCTCTCCGCCTTCAACGCCTGGGTGGTGCTGAAGGGGCTGGAGACGCTGCCCTTGCGCGCTTTCAAGCAGAGCGAGCAGGCCGTGGCGCTGGGCCAGTTCCTCGAACCGCGGGTGACGGCGGCGGGAGGGCATATGCTCCATCCCGGCCTGCCGAGCCACCCGCGCCACAACCTCGCATTGGCGCAGATGGACGCGACCGGCCCGATCTTCGCGCTCGACGTGGGCAGCCGCGCGCGCGCCTTCGCTCTGCTCGATGCGCTCAAGCTGGTCGATATCTCGAACAATATCGGCGATGCCCGCAGCCTGATGTGCCACCCGGCCTCCAGCACCCACGCCGGCATGACTGACGAGGCGCGCGCCGCGATGGGCGTGACCGAAGGCCTGCTGCGCATCAACGTGGGCCTTGAAGACATCGCCGACCTCACCGAGGACATGGATCAGGCGCTTACCAAGGCGGGGATGTGA